From the genome of Miscanthus floridulus cultivar M001 chromosome 10, ASM1932011v1, whole genome shotgun sequence, one region includes:
- the LOC136487509 gene encoding putative ABC transporter B family member 8 isoform X3: MATAEVPLFLMHSTVFVSGLGFATYFCWRLALVSFPLVLLLIIPGLIYGKYLLYLSRQSRHEYAKANSLVQQALGSIKTVYSFTAEKRIIQKYTAILDKTIKLGIKQGIAKGLAVGFTGLSFAIWAFLAWYGGRLVMLHHVSGGRIYAAGISFVLGGLSLGMALPELKHFTEASVAATRILDRINRVPQINADDPKGLILDQIQGELEFESVRFVYPSRPNMPVLKNFNLQIPAGRTIALVGSSGSGKSTAIALVQRFYDASEGTVKIDGFDIKGLQLKWIRSKMGLVSQDHALFGTSIKENILFGKPDGTMDEVYAAAMTANAHNFIRGLPEEYETKIGERGALLSGGQKQRIAIARAIIKNPAILLLDEATSALDSESENLVQHALDQASTGRTTLVVAHKLSTVKNADQIAVVDGGTIVEIGTHDELISKGGPYSRLVKLQMVSYIDQENEQFRASSVARTSTSRHSMSRASPMPLTPAILKENNSDVPPPAPSFSRLLAMNALEWRQAVLGSLSALVYGSLQPIYAITIGGMIAVFFVQNQNEMNANIKRYALIFCSLSLVSIVVNLLQHYNFAYMGEHLVRRIRVQVLEKILTFEAAWFDEETNSSGALCSRLSNEASLVKTLVADRISLLLQTASGIIIAVTMGLIVAWKLALVMIAVQPSTMICYYAKKVVLSNVSRDLAKAQHYSTQIAIEAVYNHRMVTSFGCSSKVLQLFEHAQEEPLKKARKKSWVAGITTGLSPCLSFLSWALAFWYGGKLAQSGEISAGDVFKTFFVLVSTGKLIADAGSMTSDLAKGANAVASVFEVLDRKSISPKNSQVEKEDQKKKIEGRIEFKEVGFAYPTRPECLILQDFSLDVKEGTSVGLVGRSGCGKSTIIGLIQRFYDVDRGAVRIDGMDVREMNILWFRGFTALVSQEPAMFSGSVRDNIAFGKPEADEDEIVEAAKAANAHEFISSLEGGYDTDCGEHGIQLSGGQKQRIAIARAIIRNPAILLLDEATSALDAQSEQVVQEALDRIMSGRTTIVVAHRLNTIKNVDSIAFLGEGTVVERGSYPELMNKKGAFYNLATLQK, translated from the exons ATGGCAACGGCGGAG GTCCCTCTATTTCTGATGCACTCTACGGTCTTCGTCTCCGGACTAGGCTTTGCCACTTATTTCTGCTGGAGGCTGGCTCTGGTTTCTTTTCCTCTGGTCCTGCTTCTCATAATCCCAGGGCTCATCTACGGCAAGTACCTTCTCTACCTGTCCCGCCAGTCACGCCATGAGTACGCCAAGGCGAATTCCCTGGTCCAGCAAGCTCTGGGCTCTATCAAGACCGTTTACTCCTTCACAGCCGAGAAAAGGATCATCCAGAAATACACAGCAATCCTTGACAAGACGATCAAGCTGGGGATCAAACAAGGCATTGCAAAGGGTCTTGCTGTTGGGTTCACCGGCCTTTCTTTTGCCATTTGGGCGTTTCTCGCATGGTACGGTGGCAGATTGGTGATGTTACATCATGTAAGTGGTGGAAGGATATATGCTGCTGGGATTTCATTCGTCTTGGGTGGcct ATCCCTTGGAATGGCACTCCCTGAGCTGAAACATTTCACTGAGGCGTCTGTTGCTGCCACAAGAATCCTTGATCGGATAAACCGTGTTCCCCAGATTAATGCTGATGACCCAAAAGGCCTTATTTTGGATCAAATTCAGGGAGAGCTCGAATTTGAATCTGTCCGTTTCGTGTACCCATCAAGACCAAATATGCCAGTCCTCAAAAACTTCAACCTCCAGATTCCTGCTGGGCGAACTATTGCTTTGGTTGGGTCCAGTGGCAGCGGCAAGTCAACAGCAATAGCTTTAGTGCAGCGCTTCTATGATGCCAGTGAAGGAACTGTCAAAATTGATGGTTTTGACATTAAAGGACTCCAGCTCAAATGGATCAGGAGCAAAATGGGGCTAGTCAGCCAGGATCATGCATTGTTTGGTACTTCAATAAAAGAGAACATCTTGTTTGGCAAACCAGATGGGACCATGGATGAGGTTTATGCAGCAGCTATGACAGCAAATGCTCACAACTTCATAAGGGGGCTTCCAGAGGAATATGAGACTAAG ATTGGTGAACGTGGAGCATTGTTATCAGGTGGCCAAAAGCAGCGTATTGCCATTGCAAGGGCGATAATTAAGAACCCTGCTATACTCTTGCTCGATGAAGCCACAAGTGCACTTGATTCAGAATCAGAAAACTTGGTACAGCATGCACTTGATCAAGCATCCACGGGACGAACAACACTG GTAGTAGCTCATAAGCTCTCAACTGTGAAGAATGCTGATCAGATCGCAGTAGTTGATGGGGGTACAATCGTTGAAATTGGTACACATGATGAACTGATCAGCAAGGGTGGCCCGTACTCGAGACTTGTGAAATTGCAGATGGTAAGCTACATTGATCAAGAAAATGAACAATTTAGGGCTTCCTCAGTGGCCAGGACAAGTACCAGCCGTCACAGCATGTCCAGAGCAAGTCCAATGCCACTAACACCAGCTATCTTAAAGGAAAATAATTCTGATGTTCCTCCACCTGCACCATCTTTCTCCAGGCTTCTTGCAATGAACGCACTTGAGTGGAGGCAGGCAGTCTTAGGCAGTTTATCTGCATTGGTATATGGTTCATTGCAGCCCATCTATGCCATAACCATCGGAGGAATGATTGCTGTATTCTTTGTTCAGAACCAAAATGAGATGAATGCAAATATCAAACGCTATGCCTTAATCTTCTGCTCACTGTCCTTGGTATCCATTGTTGTGAATCTATTGCAACACTACAATTTTGCATACATGGGGGAGCATCTTGTTAGGCGCATCCGGGTCCAAGTACTTGAGAAGATCTTAACCTTTGAGGCAGCATGGTTTGATGAAGAAACTAATTCAAGCGGTGCATTGTGTTCTCGGCTAAGCAATGAGGCTTCTCTTGTCAAAACCCTTGTTGCAGATAGAATATCCTTACTGCTTCAAACAGCTTCCGGAATTATAATTGCAGTGACAATGGGCCTGATTGTAGCTTGGAAACTTGCTCTTGTCATGATAGCTGTACAGCCATCTACAATGATATGCTATTATGCAAAAAAAGTGGTTCTCTCAAACGTGTCAAGGGACTTGGCAAAGGCTCAGCATTATAGCACCCAGATTGCCATAGAAGCTGTTTACAACCACAGGATGGTAACCTCCTTTGGATGCTCATCGAAGGTTCTTCAGCTATTCGAGCATGCACAAGAGGAACCCTTGAAAAAAGCAAGGAAGAAATCATGGGTAGCAGGGATAACCACAGGGTTGTCACCTTGCCTCTCGTTCTTGTCGTGGGCACTGGCCTTCTGGTATGGTGGGAAGCTGGCACAGTCTGGGGAGATATCAGCGGGTGATGTTTTCAAAACCTTTTTCGTGCTGGTGAGCACAGGAAAGCTGATTGCTGATGCTGGTAGCATGACATCTGACCTGGCAAAGGGAGCAAATGCAGTTGCTTCAGTATTTGAGGTGCTAGATAGGAAATCCATCTCTCCAAAAAATTCACAG GTGGAGAAGGAAGATCAGAAGAAGAAAATAGAAGGTAGAATAGAATTTAAGGAGGTAGGTTTTGCATATCCAACAAGACCAGAATGCCTTATCCTACAGGATTTTAGCTTGGACGTGAAAGAAGGAACGAGTGTTGGCCTGGTTGGGAGAAGCGGTTGTGGTAAATCAACTATCATAGGTTTGATCCAGAGGTTCTACGATGTTGATAGGGGGGCCGTAAGAATTGATGGTATGGATGTGAGGGAGATGAATATTCTCTGGTTCCGAGGATTTACAGCTCTTGTTAGTCAGGAGCCTGCAATGTTTTCGGGCAGTGTCAGGGACAACATTGCTTTTGGTAAACCAGAAGCTGATGAAGATGAGATTGTGGAAGCTGCAAAAGCTGCAAACGCACATGAGTTCATCTC ATCCTTGGAGGGTGGATACGATACTGATTGCGGAGAGCATGGTATACAGCTCTCAGGGGGACAGAAGCAAAGAATTGCAATTGCAAGGGCAATAATCCGGAATCCAGCAATACTACTACTTGATGAAGCAACAAGTGCGCTTGATGCGCAGTCAGAGCAAGTGGTGCAGGAAGCTCTTGATCGAATAATGTCAGGGAGGACCACAATTGTGGTGGCACATCGACTAAACACAATCAAGAATGTAGACTCGATTGCTTTCCTGGGAGAGGGTACAGTGGTGGAGCGTGGCTCTTACCCGGAGCTCATGAACAAGAAGGGAGCATTCTACAACCTCGCAACTCTTCAGAAGTAA
- the LOC136487509 gene encoding putative ABC transporter B family member 8 isoform X2: MGRTRRPSSVTVPLFLMHSTVFVSGLGFATYFCWRLALVSFPLVLLLIIPGLIYGKYLLYLSRQSRHEYAKANSLVQQALGSIKTVYSFTAEKRIIQKYTAILDKTIKLGIKQGIAKGLAVGFTGLSFAIWAFLAWYGGRLVMLHHVSGGRIYAAGISFVLGGLSLGMALPELKHFTEASVAATRILDRINRVPQINADDPKGLILDQIQGELEFESVRFVYPSRPNMPVLKNFNLQIPAGRTIALVGSSGSGKSTAIALVQRFYDASEGTVKIDGFDIKGLQLKWIRSKMGLVSQDHALFGTSIKENILFGKPDGTMDEVYAAAMTANAHNFIRGLPEEYETKIGERGALLSGGQKQRIAIARAIIKNPAILLLDEATSALDSESENLVQHALDQASTGRTTLVVAHKLSTVKNADQIAVVDGGTIVEIGTHDELISKGGPYSRLVKLQMVSYIDQENEQFRASSVARTSTSRHSMSRASPMPLTPAILKENNSDVPPPAPSFSRLLAMNALEWRQAVLGSLSALVYGSLQPIYAITIGGMIAVFFVQNQNEMNANIKRYALIFCSLSLVSIVVNLLQHYNFAYMGEHLVRRIRVQVLEKILTFEAAWFDEETNSSGALCSRLSNEASLVKTLVADRISLLLQTASGIIIAVTMGLIVAWKLALVMIAVQPSTMICYYAKKVVLSNVSRDLAKAQHYSTQIAIEAVYNHRMVTSFGCSSKVLQLFEHAQEEPLKKARKKSWVAGITTGLSPCLSFLSWALAFWYGGKLAQSGEISAGDVFKTFFVLVSTGKLIADAGSMTSDLAKGANAVASVFEVLDRKSISPKNSQVEKEDQKKKIEGRIEFKEVGFAYPTRPECLILQDFSLDVKEGTSVGLVGRSGCGKSTIIGLIQRFYDVDRGAVRIDGMDVREMNILWFRGFTALVSQEPAMFSGSVRDNIAFGKPEADEDEIVEAAKAANAHEFISSLEGGYDTDCGEHGIQLSGGQKQRIAIARAIIRNPAILLLDEATSALDAQSEQVVQEALDRIMSGRTTIVVAHRLNTIKNVDSIAFLGEGTVVERGSYPELMNKKGAFYNLATLQK, translated from the exons ATGGGGCGCACGCGGAGGCCGTCATCCGTAACG GTCCCTCTATTTCTGATGCACTCTACGGTCTTCGTCTCCGGACTAGGCTTTGCCACTTATTTCTGCTGGAGGCTGGCTCTGGTTTCTTTTCCTCTGGTCCTGCTTCTCATAATCCCAGGGCTCATCTACGGCAAGTACCTTCTCTACCTGTCCCGCCAGTCACGCCATGAGTACGCCAAGGCGAATTCCCTGGTCCAGCAAGCTCTGGGCTCTATCAAGACCGTTTACTCCTTCACAGCCGAGAAAAGGATCATCCAGAAATACACAGCAATCCTTGACAAGACGATCAAGCTGGGGATCAAACAAGGCATTGCAAAGGGTCTTGCTGTTGGGTTCACCGGCCTTTCTTTTGCCATTTGGGCGTTTCTCGCATGGTACGGTGGCAGATTGGTGATGTTACATCATGTAAGTGGTGGAAGGATATATGCTGCTGGGATTTCATTCGTCTTGGGTGGcct ATCCCTTGGAATGGCACTCCCTGAGCTGAAACATTTCACTGAGGCGTCTGTTGCTGCCACAAGAATCCTTGATCGGATAAACCGTGTTCCCCAGATTAATGCTGATGACCCAAAAGGCCTTATTTTGGATCAAATTCAGGGAGAGCTCGAATTTGAATCTGTCCGTTTCGTGTACCCATCAAGACCAAATATGCCAGTCCTCAAAAACTTCAACCTCCAGATTCCTGCTGGGCGAACTATTGCTTTGGTTGGGTCCAGTGGCAGCGGCAAGTCAACAGCAATAGCTTTAGTGCAGCGCTTCTATGATGCCAGTGAAGGAACTGTCAAAATTGATGGTTTTGACATTAAAGGACTCCAGCTCAAATGGATCAGGAGCAAAATGGGGCTAGTCAGCCAGGATCATGCATTGTTTGGTACTTCAATAAAAGAGAACATCTTGTTTGGCAAACCAGATGGGACCATGGATGAGGTTTATGCAGCAGCTATGACAGCAAATGCTCACAACTTCATAAGGGGGCTTCCAGAGGAATATGAGACTAAG ATTGGTGAACGTGGAGCATTGTTATCAGGTGGCCAAAAGCAGCGTATTGCCATTGCAAGGGCGATAATTAAGAACCCTGCTATACTCTTGCTCGATGAAGCCACAAGTGCACTTGATTCAGAATCAGAAAACTTGGTACAGCATGCACTTGATCAAGCATCCACGGGACGAACAACACTG GTAGTAGCTCATAAGCTCTCAACTGTGAAGAATGCTGATCAGATCGCAGTAGTTGATGGGGGTACAATCGTTGAAATTGGTACACATGATGAACTGATCAGCAAGGGTGGCCCGTACTCGAGACTTGTGAAATTGCAGATGGTAAGCTACATTGATCAAGAAAATGAACAATTTAGGGCTTCCTCAGTGGCCAGGACAAGTACCAGCCGTCACAGCATGTCCAGAGCAAGTCCAATGCCACTAACACCAGCTATCTTAAAGGAAAATAATTCTGATGTTCCTCCACCTGCACCATCTTTCTCCAGGCTTCTTGCAATGAACGCACTTGAGTGGAGGCAGGCAGTCTTAGGCAGTTTATCTGCATTGGTATATGGTTCATTGCAGCCCATCTATGCCATAACCATCGGAGGAATGATTGCTGTATTCTTTGTTCAGAACCAAAATGAGATGAATGCAAATATCAAACGCTATGCCTTAATCTTCTGCTCACTGTCCTTGGTATCCATTGTTGTGAATCTATTGCAACACTACAATTTTGCATACATGGGGGAGCATCTTGTTAGGCGCATCCGGGTCCAAGTACTTGAGAAGATCTTAACCTTTGAGGCAGCATGGTTTGATGAAGAAACTAATTCAAGCGGTGCATTGTGTTCTCGGCTAAGCAATGAGGCTTCTCTTGTCAAAACCCTTGTTGCAGATAGAATATCCTTACTGCTTCAAACAGCTTCCGGAATTATAATTGCAGTGACAATGGGCCTGATTGTAGCTTGGAAACTTGCTCTTGTCATGATAGCTGTACAGCCATCTACAATGATATGCTATTATGCAAAAAAAGTGGTTCTCTCAAACGTGTCAAGGGACTTGGCAAAGGCTCAGCATTATAGCACCCAGATTGCCATAGAAGCTGTTTACAACCACAGGATGGTAACCTCCTTTGGATGCTCATCGAAGGTTCTTCAGCTATTCGAGCATGCACAAGAGGAACCCTTGAAAAAAGCAAGGAAGAAATCATGGGTAGCAGGGATAACCACAGGGTTGTCACCTTGCCTCTCGTTCTTGTCGTGGGCACTGGCCTTCTGGTATGGTGGGAAGCTGGCACAGTCTGGGGAGATATCAGCGGGTGATGTTTTCAAAACCTTTTTCGTGCTGGTGAGCACAGGAAAGCTGATTGCTGATGCTGGTAGCATGACATCTGACCTGGCAAAGGGAGCAAATGCAGTTGCTTCAGTATTTGAGGTGCTAGATAGGAAATCCATCTCTCCAAAAAATTCACAG GTGGAGAAGGAAGATCAGAAGAAGAAAATAGAAGGTAGAATAGAATTTAAGGAGGTAGGTTTTGCATATCCAACAAGACCAGAATGCCTTATCCTACAGGATTTTAGCTTGGACGTGAAAGAAGGAACGAGTGTTGGCCTGGTTGGGAGAAGCGGTTGTGGTAAATCAACTATCATAGGTTTGATCCAGAGGTTCTACGATGTTGATAGGGGGGCCGTAAGAATTGATGGTATGGATGTGAGGGAGATGAATATTCTCTGGTTCCGAGGATTTACAGCTCTTGTTAGTCAGGAGCCTGCAATGTTTTCGGGCAGTGTCAGGGACAACATTGCTTTTGGTAAACCAGAAGCTGATGAAGATGAGATTGTGGAAGCTGCAAAAGCTGCAAACGCACATGAGTTCATCTC ATCCTTGGAGGGTGGATACGATACTGATTGCGGAGAGCATGGTATACAGCTCTCAGGGGGACAGAAGCAAAGAATTGCAATTGCAAGGGCAATAATCCGGAATCCAGCAATACTACTACTTGATGAAGCAACAAGTGCGCTTGATGCGCAGTCAGAGCAAGTGGTGCAGGAAGCTCTTGATCGAATAATGTCAGGGAGGACCACAATTGTGGTGGCACATCGACTAAACACAATCAAGAATGTAGACTCGATTGCTTTCCTGGGAGAGGGTACAGTGGTGGAGCGTGGCTCTTACCCGGAGCTCATGAACAAGAAGGGAGCATTCTACAACCTCGCAACTCTTCAGAAGTAA
- the LOC136487509 gene encoding putative ABC transporter B family member 8 isoform X1 → MATAEVPTQILCPQPVRRNTSMGVPLFLMHSTVFVSGLGFATYFCWRLALVSFPLVLLLIIPGLIYGKYLLYLSRQSRHEYAKANSLVQQALGSIKTVYSFTAEKRIIQKYTAILDKTIKLGIKQGIAKGLAVGFTGLSFAIWAFLAWYGGRLVMLHHVSGGRIYAAGISFVLGGLSLGMALPELKHFTEASVAATRILDRINRVPQINADDPKGLILDQIQGELEFESVRFVYPSRPNMPVLKNFNLQIPAGRTIALVGSSGSGKSTAIALVQRFYDASEGTVKIDGFDIKGLQLKWIRSKMGLVSQDHALFGTSIKENILFGKPDGTMDEVYAAAMTANAHNFIRGLPEEYETKIGERGALLSGGQKQRIAIARAIIKNPAILLLDEATSALDSESENLVQHALDQASTGRTTLVVAHKLSTVKNADQIAVVDGGTIVEIGTHDELISKGGPYSRLVKLQMVSYIDQENEQFRASSVARTSTSRHSMSRASPMPLTPAILKENNSDVPPPAPSFSRLLAMNALEWRQAVLGSLSALVYGSLQPIYAITIGGMIAVFFVQNQNEMNANIKRYALIFCSLSLVSIVVNLLQHYNFAYMGEHLVRRIRVQVLEKILTFEAAWFDEETNSSGALCSRLSNEASLVKTLVADRISLLLQTASGIIIAVTMGLIVAWKLALVMIAVQPSTMICYYAKKVVLSNVSRDLAKAQHYSTQIAIEAVYNHRMVTSFGCSSKVLQLFEHAQEEPLKKARKKSWVAGITTGLSPCLSFLSWALAFWYGGKLAQSGEISAGDVFKTFFVLVSTGKLIADAGSMTSDLAKGANAVASVFEVLDRKSISPKNSQVEKEDQKKKIEGRIEFKEVGFAYPTRPECLILQDFSLDVKEGTSVGLVGRSGCGKSTIIGLIQRFYDVDRGAVRIDGMDVREMNILWFRGFTALVSQEPAMFSGSVRDNIAFGKPEADEDEIVEAAKAANAHEFISSLEGGYDTDCGEHGIQLSGGQKQRIAIARAIIRNPAILLLDEATSALDAQSEQVVQEALDRIMSGRTTIVVAHRLNTIKNVDSIAFLGEGTVVERGSYPELMNKKGAFYNLATLQK, encoded by the exons ATGGCAACGGCGGAGGTGCCCACTCAAATCCTCTGCCCACAACCTGTTCGACGAAATACTTCTATGGGG GTCCCTCTATTTCTGATGCACTCTACGGTCTTCGTCTCCGGACTAGGCTTTGCCACTTATTTCTGCTGGAGGCTGGCTCTGGTTTCTTTTCCTCTGGTCCTGCTTCTCATAATCCCAGGGCTCATCTACGGCAAGTACCTTCTCTACCTGTCCCGCCAGTCACGCCATGAGTACGCCAAGGCGAATTCCCTGGTCCAGCAAGCTCTGGGCTCTATCAAGACCGTTTACTCCTTCACAGCCGAGAAAAGGATCATCCAGAAATACACAGCAATCCTTGACAAGACGATCAAGCTGGGGATCAAACAAGGCATTGCAAAGGGTCTTGCTGTTGGGTTCACCGGCCTTTCTTTTGCCATTTGGGCGTTTCTCGCATGGTACGGTGGCAGATTGGTGATGTTACATCATGTAAGTGGTGGAAGGATATATGCTGCTGGGATTTCATTCGTCTTGGGTGGcct ATCCCTTGGAATGGCACTCCCTGAGCTGAAACATTTCACTGAGGCGTCTGTTGCTGCCACAAGAATCCTTGATCGGATAAACCGTGTTCCCCAGATTAATGCTGATGACCCAAAAGGCCTTATTTTGGATCAAATTCAGGGAGAGCTCGAATTTGAATCTGTCCGTTTCGTGTACCCATCAAGACCAAATATGCCAGTCCTCAAAAACTTCAACCTCCAGATTCCTGCTGGGCGAACTATTGCTTTGGTTGGGTCCAGTGGCAGCGGCAAGTCAACAGCAATAGCTTTAGTGCAGCGCTTCTATGATGCCAGTGAAGGAACTGTCAAAATTGATGGTTTTGACATTAAAGGACTCCAGCTCAAATGGATCAGGAGCAAAATGGGGCTAGTCAGCCAGGATCATGCATTGTTTGGTACTTCAATAAAAGAGAACATCTTGTTTGGCAAACCAGATGGGACCATGGATGAGGTTTATGCAGCAGCTATGACAGCAAATGCTCACAACTTCATAAGGGGGCTTCCAGAGGAATATGAGACTAAG ATTGGTGAACGTGGAGCATTGTTATCAGGTGGCCAAAAGCAGCGTATTGCCATTGCAAGGGCGATAATTAAGAACCCTGCTATACTCTTGCTCGATGAAGCCACAAGTGCACTTGATTCAGAATCAGAAAACTTGGTACAGCATGCACTTGATCAAGCATCCACGGGACGAACAACACTG GTAGTAGCTCATAAGCTCTCAACTGTGAAGAATGCTGATCAGATCGCAGTAGTTGATGGGGGTACAATCGTTGAAATTGGTACACATGATGAACTGATCAGCAAGGGTGGCCCGTACTCGAGACTTGTGAAATTGCAGATGGTAAGCTACATTGATCAAGAAAATGAACAATTTAGGGCTTCCTCAGTGGCCAGGACAAGTACCAGCCGTCACAGCATGTCCAGAGCAAGTCCAATGCCACTAACACCAGCTATCTTAAAGGAAAATAATTCTGATGTTCCTCCACCTGCACCATCTTTCTCCAGGCTTCTTGCAATGAACGCACTTGAGTGGAGGCAGGCAGTCTTAGGCAGTTTATCTGCATTGGTATATGGTTCATTGCAGCCCATCTATGCCATAACCATCGGAGGAATGATTGCTGTATTCTTTGTTCAGAACCAAAATGAGATGAATGCAAATATCAAACGCTATGCCTTAATCTTCTGCTCACTGTCCTTGGTATCCATTGTTGTGAATCTATTGCAACACTACAATTTTGCATACATGGGGGAGCATCTTGTTAGGCGCATCCGGGTCCAAGTACTTGAGAAGATCTTAACCTTTGAGGCAGCATGGTTTGATGAAGAAACTAATTCAAGCGGTGCATTGTGTTCTCGGCTAAGCAATGAGGCTTCTCTTGTCAAAACCCTTGTTGCAGATAGAATATCCTTACTGCTTCAAACAGCTTCCGGAATTATAATTGCAGTGACAATGGGCCTGATTGTAGCTTGGAAACTTGCTCTTGTCATGATAGCTGTACAGCCATCTACAATGATATGCTATTATGCAAAAAAAGTGGTTCTCTCAAACGTGTCAAGGGACTTGGCAAAGGCTCAGCATTATAGCACCCAGATTGCCATAGAAGCTGTTTACAACCACAGGATGGTAACCTCCTTTGGATGCTCATCGAAGGTTCTTCAGCTATTCGAGCATGCACAAGAGGAACCCTTGAAAAAAGCAAGGAAGAAATCATGGGTAGCAGGGATAACCACAGGGTTGTCACCTTGCCTCTCGTTCTTGTCGTGGGCACTGGCCTTCTGGTATGGTGGGAAGCTGGCACAGTCTGGGGAGATATCAGCGGGTGATGTTTTCAAAACCTTTTTCGTGCTGGTGAGCACAGGAAAGCTGATTGCTGATGCTGGTAGCATGACATCTGACCTGGCAAAGGGAGCAAATGCAGTTGCTTCAGTATTTGAGGTGCTAGATAGGAAATCCATCTCTCCAAAAAATTCACAG GTGGAGAAGGAAGATCAGAAGAAGAAAATAGAAGGTAGAATAGAATTTAAGGAGGTAGGTTTTGCATATCCAACAAGACCAGAATGCCTTATCCTACAGGATTTTAGCTTGGACGTGAAAGAAGGAACGAGTGTTGGCCTGGTTGGGAGAAGCGGTTGTGGTAAATCAACTATCATAGGTTTGATCCAGAGGTTCTACGATGTTGATAGGGGGGCCGTAAGAATTGATGGTATGGATGTGAGGGAGATGAATATTCTCTGGTTCCGAGGATTTACAGCTCTTGTTAGTCAGGAGCCTGCAATGTTTTCGGGCAGTGTCAGGGACAACATTGCTTTTGGTAAACCAGAAGCTGATGAAGATGAGATTGTGGAAGCTGCAAAAGCTGCAAACGCACATGAGTTCATCTC ATCCTTGGAGGGTGGATACGATACTGATTGCGGAGAGCATGGTATACAGCTCTCAGGGGGACAGAAGCAAAGAATTGCAATTGCAAGGGCAATAATCCGGAATCCAGCAATACTACTACTTGATGAAGCAACAAGTGCGCTTGATGCGCAGTCAGAGCAAGTGGTGCAGGAAGCTCTTGATCGAATAATGTCAGGGAGGACCACAATTGTGGTGGCACATCGACTAAACACAATCAAGAATGTAGACTCGATTGCTTTCCTGGGAGAGGGTACAGTGGTGGAGCGTGGCTCTTACCCGGAGCTCATGAACAAGAAGGGAGCATTCTACAACCTCGCAACTCTTCAGAAGTAA